The following coding sequences lie in one Zingiber officinale cultivar Zhangliang chromosome 2B, Zo_v1.1, whole genome shotgun sequence genomic window:
- the LOC122045737 gene encoding 6,7-dimethyl-8-ribityllumazine synthase, chloroplastic-like, producing MAMSSFVAADLGRLLPALSATRRNPRPDSPSFGAASKSLISFSSSFRGAPSTSAEVGARNGRAPVLAAGTKHLMGSLSKTEGLKFAVVVARFNEIVTNLLLEGALETFRRYSIDDDDITVVKVPGCFEVPVIAQKLGRSGKFDAILCIGAVIRGDTSHYDAVANSAASGVLNAGLSSGVPCIFGVLTCDDMDQALNRAGGKAGNKGAEAALTAIEMASLCKHQLPK from the exons ATGGCCATGTCTTCGTTTGTCGCCGCCGATCTCGGCCGTCTCCTCCCAGCGCTCTCGGCGACGCGAAGAAATCCTCGACCGGACTCGCCTTCTTTCGGCGCCGCTTCGAAATCCCTGATCTCTTTCTCCTCTTCGTTTCGAG GAGCTCCTTCCACTTCTGCGGAAGTCGGCGCAAGGAATGGGCGTGCGCCTGTCTTGGCGGCGGGCACCAAGCATCTGATGGGCTCGTTGTCGAAGACTGAAGGTCTCAAGTTCGCGGTG GTTGTAGCACGGTTTAACGAAATTGTCACTAACTTACTGTTGGAGGGAGCTCTTGAAACTTTTAGGCGATATtcaattgatgatgatgatattacc GTTGTTAAAGTTCCTGGATGCTTTGAAGTTCCAGTTATCGCTCAAAAACTTGGGAGGTCAGGGAAGTTTGATGCCATTTTGTGCATTGGAGCTGTG ATTAGAGGTGATACTAGCCACTATGATGCTGTAGCAAATTCAGCTGCATCTGGAGTACTTAATGCAGGGTTATCTTCAG GAGTCCCATGTATATTTGGTGTCCTGACCTGCGATGATATGGACCAG GCCTTAAATAGAGCTGGTGGCAAGGCAGGAAACAAAGGCGCAGAAGCTGCTCTTACAGCT ATTGAGATGGCTTCACTGTGCAAGCACCAACTACCGAAGTGA